From the genome of Candidatus Omnitrophota bacterium, one region includes:
- the rpsT gene encoding 30S ribosomal protein S20, with translation MPIKHAALKQIRKDRRHHQHNQAIQSELRTLTKRFLGLVNEKKFEDAKQLIIQIAKKYDRAASRRVIHRNTASRFKSRLALRLNKLQ, from the coding sequence ATGCCAATCAAACATGCGGCGCTGAAGCAAATCCGGAAGGACCGCCGCCACCACCAGCACAACCAAGCGATTCAGTCAGAACTCCGAACGCTGACCAAACGCTTTCTCGGCCTGGTGAACGAGAAAAAGTTTGAGGACGCCAAGCAGCTGATCATTCAGATCGCCAAGAAGTACGATCGCGCGGCCAGCCGGCGCGTGATCCACCGCAATACCGCCTCCCGATTCAAATCCCGCCTTGCTCTTCGACTCAACAAACTGCAGTAA